Genomic DNA from Cucurbita pepo subsp. pepo cultivar mu-cu-16 chromosome LG13, ASM280686v2, whole genome shotgun sequence:
gaccaatcgagaagagatttaCAAAACAGTAGAAACTACTCCTTTGTATTGCTTCGGGATGATGAACTAATTATGGTCGAGGGTATTTATGTGAGATGTTAAtcaatctattcctaaaatttctcaaccTTCTTCCTAACAtacctaaatttattcctaaaatccctaaatcattttcctatattcctaaaatcctatgatattttaacagaTTCCTCTATTCGTTGCAAACCCGGCACCTCCCAGTTTAGCCATTCAAAAGGGTGAGTTTATCCTCAATTCAGAGAGGGGGGGAAAGTAACAAATAGCAAATTCTAACGATAAATAAGTGTTTTGAGGCCTTTGGAAGAACTACCCCCACGCACTTGTGGCTCACAGATGATTGTCATCTGGTTCATATGACAGAAAATTCTTCCTACTTTCTGGCATTTCCTTGATGTGCTTACACAGAAACATGGCTTTAGGCGAAGATGGAATAATTGGATTATAAACTGTATTCATCAATGTTCTTAAATGGCAGACCTCGTGGTAGAGTGTAAAACCTCGAGAGGAAAAGGACAGGATGCTTCATTATTACACTTCTGGTTGGCCTGATCGGTGGATGTTTAGAGAAATTACAAAGTTGTTTATAAGAAGTGAACTTACTAATAGCTACACCATACGGTGAGAAGGTAAATGAATTTCACTGGCAAGATAcaagattataatttttatcagGTAAAAACCAGTTCCCCAAAATCCGTTAGACCAATTGATCAGCGCAGATAAATGAATCATATATTGGATCCAACATGGTTATATGAGACGCAAGGGTCGATCCATAATCTTCATCTCTAAAAGACCAGAGATCGTCAAGGAAGAACTAGTGCGATAAGATTAGACGTATTGCAACTAAAGCAACAGTTCCCATGGTGAACGAGCTAataatatagatatatatatatatatttttgaaaagtatTTCTAGCTTTATCAGATTGATCAGcgataataaaatttcatccatgagaaaaataaacaaaagatcCAAGGGCGATGAGAAAATGACCTAATTGTAGTAGAGTTCGAGGCCCATGCCGTCATGGATTTCGTAATCCTTCAGAGTAATATGATCCTTGTAGATATTGTACCATTTCTGAATCCGAATCTTCTCAGCTCGAGTCCCAGTCTGGGCCGCCACGAGCTTCTTCAAGTCACCGATGGTGTCGTCTTCGTTGCACTTCACTCTCACcttcttccccaaccgatcATTCAGCACCACCtcgatcatcttcttcttctttctcccaAGAAAGCAAAACCCTAGGTCGTCTTAGAGTTCAACAGACCAAAATACCTAGTGGAGGGGAATTTTTCGCTAGTTCGcgttttattatatattttccacCGCCTTAAAAACTCGGGGTCAATGGCGTTGACTGTGACATTCATTAGTTGACTAGTCGTAGTAGGAATACGACGTCGTGTCGATTTCGAGTTTTAAATtatactaattaattattagcaATTATTAGTGAATTattgtttgataaaattttgatataaaattagtGTAGTATGGCAAATGGCTCCGGAGCAGAAaggttcctttttttttttgggtaactCGGGAACAGAGTGGAAACGGGATAAGGCCTGTAGTTCAGAGGATTAGAGCACGTGGCTATGAACCAACGACCTAAATGAGAAGTATTACGCTCATGAGCTATATTTTCAATTGACAAAGAGAAAACCATGCATTGCACTGTTACAATGTTGGTCACAAATGGATTCAGTAACGTTTGAAACTCGTGTGAAGGTAAAGATTCGAacctttaataaataataaataaaaaaaagtgattttcttcatataATTTGGAACGGATCATCACGAACCTCTGTGGGAGGGTGAGACTGACACTTACGGCGCCTTCGTTTAGACTTGGCCCGAGACTTACCAGACAAACCATGGGCTTTCTAAAGGACACTCACTTCAAACGTGGCCATCTTAGCCTCAACATATGTATTCTTTGAGTCACACGATTTAGTGTACCCGTCGGAGTTCGACTCGCAAGAATTCAACAAGCAGGAAGACCATGGATAAATTCCACGTAATGATATTAATGATATAAACAAACATTCATCATCATGTTACAAGGGAACAATGGGCACCATTATATAATACAATAGAGGATGTGAAGGTAACCCAAATCTGTTCTCCTTCTATCATCATATACAAGCTGTTCTAAAAGCTCCtaccttttcatcttcaaataatGCTTGAAATGTCCTGTGGAGTACTAAATTGAGGCTGGGTTCTTCAGAAGCTTCATCATGAAACTGTACTTGATGTCTGGAGAGGTCTTTGGCCGAGGCCAGTTCGCTCCTTCCGGTACCTTGATGGTTTTGAAACCCTGACCTCTATACAGCTTCGTAGCCCCGGGATTGCTCGTATCACAATGCAACGCAATTGCTCGGCACCCCCAGTTTCTGGCTTCGGCTTCTGCTTTGAGTATTAGCTTTTTCGCTATTCCCTTGCGTCGAAACCGCTCACGAACTGCAACATTTGATATGTATGCAATCCCCGTTCTGTCATAGAAGATGCAAAACGAGCAAACCGTAGAATGATCAAGAACTCAAAACTACATCATTTGATTGCGGGCGAATCAGAGTGCAGTTGAGAATTTAGGATGAAGCTCAAATTTTCAGACAGAAGTAACTTGAGATCAGCTGTTTATTTAGAGGAAGGTTATCATTGAGCTGCAATGATATTGATAAATGGTTTGTTGCTAAATGGATATGATCAATCTTAACATCTAAATCAAGAGCAATGGATCCTGGAGAAGCTAGATGAGTTTAAGTTGAAGGGTATTGTTCTTGTTCCTCTCCTAGCCCGGCgatcaaataaaaagaaacattggGATTCGATACTTTAGCCCGACAAATACGATTAACTAAACAGACAAcctgtgaaatcccacatcggttggagagaggaacgaaacattccttataaagttgtgtaaacctctccctagtggacgcgttttaaaaatcgtgaggcagacgacgatatgtaacgagtcaaaacggacaatatcggttacCAGTGAACTTggtttgttacaaatggtattagagccagacactgtgcggtgtgccagcgaggacgctgggctcccaaggggggtggattgtgagatcccacaccggctggagaggggaacgaaacattccttataagggtgtggaaacctctccctagtggacgcgttttaaaaaccgtgaagctgacgacgatacgtaataggccaaaatagacaatatctgctagcggtgaacttggtcttttacaaatagtatcagagccagataccgaacgatgtgccagtgaggacgctcggctcctaagggggtggattgtgagatcccacgttggttggagagggttacaaaacattctttataagtgtgtggaaacctctccctagtagacgcattttcaaaaaccgtgaggctaacgaccgAACATAAcggggccaaaacggacaatattctTAGAATTGCAGACTCAAGTATATCATTAGGCTGAAAACTGGATTGGTTCAAAACAACAATAGTTCTATTACTCAAGATGAACCAAGGTAATGTACATTACTACTCACCTTCTTTGTCGCATCGGTCCTTTTCTCGGTAGAAAATCGGCAACGGTATCGAGGGTCAATATTCCAGCAACATAGCCCTTGTTGAGGCTAACTTTTCCATCAAATCCTCCAATCTTGAAATCATCAGGTCCAATAAGGAATGCATCATCTTGTGAGCCACCAATGACAGCAACCAAACAAACCCTCCTGCAACCATTTGGCACAGACAATCTATATAACATAGCCACAAGCCTATCAACCCTCAACACAAAATCCAATGGGAATGAGTATTCTGGGAAGAAGGAGCTGCAATGAGTCTCTGCAACTTCCCAACAGTCCTCTATTCTTGCCTCTCTAACTGTTATCTCAGGAGTTACTGTTGGAAATAAATCAAAAACTTGACTGGCTTTACAGACTCTTGCACCTGGAGGGAAATGCCAGAACAATCAAACACAAACTCCATAGCCTAACTAGATCATCAATTCATTGCACAATGTTCAGTTCTACATTTTCATTATAGCACCCTTGACATTTTAGGCAAGACAACAACATTCTATGGAAGCTATGCTCTATTATTTCCATTAATCTACACAGAAAACGACCAAATATGCATTTTCTCAGCCCCAAAGTTCATAATTCCATGAAACCGACGattaaacaacaataatactCACAAGAGAGGAAAATTTGACCAAACTAATAAAACACAGATCCAGAAAACTCCAACAGTAGCTACAAAATCTGGAATCAGTagagaaaggaaaattaaCGAACAACAGAAGATGAAAGGAGATACACACCTGGGCATGATTTGGGGGGCGAAAGAAGGGAGACGCCATGAGCGAAAGCAGATTTGTTCGAATTGAAGTTCCTGAAAGTAGAGGGAGTTAGGGAAgtgtaagaagaagaagaagaagaagtcgaAGAGACTGTGAGTCCTAAGGATATGGCCCGCATTTCCAAAGCGATCCAATTCCTTCTCCGATTTTCTGTGTTCCTCAGAGTGTTGGATGAACAGTATAAAGGATTTACAGGCGATGGAGCCGCCACACGTGCGATCAACGTCTGAAGAAACGGTGGTGATCGCCCGAGAACTGTTCGTCGCTATGTGAATTGATGATGTGAGGTCCTCTCTCACGCACGTCTCAAGTAAAGGAAGCTCACTCACCTCCAAAATGAAGCGGAGataaaagaacatgaaaatggTCCGGTCGAACCGGATAGCGCGCGTAACATGAACCGGGCCGACGGATACTCATAGAATTGACTATATTGGCTTTGTCGTCTCGGGACTACTTAGTGTGTGGTGTGTTAGGTGAATCCAATCCAGTTTTGAAGTTCTTTCATTGGAGGGTCCACAAAAACGAGCTCAAAATTGTTAGGGCGCTCTGCCCTATGATTCATGTACGAGAATTAGTATTATTACAGCTATATAAATGCTTGTTTTGAGACGTGGAGTTATTATCATTTTGTATTTACCTAGAGGTAACTGAAAAGAACTAGAGTCATTGTAAAAGACTTTTATAACGTGAGAGATACACttgtaaacactttgattATAGTGATTGGATTCCCCACCCATGGATGTAAGGAAATTTTTTCTCTTCGAATCACGTAAATCTTTGTGTCTCtttgttaatttttgtttgtagaTGTATGAGTACAATCGATCTTACTTCCACTTCCACTACATCAATTGGGTATCGGAGTATTTTTACTTGTGGCATTAGGGCGAAATTATGATAACAAAAACGACTGCAAAGGGAGGCAGACCATGATGTAGTTAACTAAAAGCAAGATCATACCATCAAGAAAGTTCTTATTTATGATACAAGGAATTCAGATGTAGCCTTCTGAATAATCCATAAGGATCGAATACCCGTATTCTCGACCATGAGTTCGTTCACGTTACATCTCGTCATGATCATGGTGGTCGGGAAAGATAAGATCCAtaagatttttcttcttacAACCCCAACGACATCTCATGGAACAAATGGAGTTGAAGATGGACAGTCTTGTGGAATGCAGAGATATTATGTTTGAGGTTGAAGGAGATTTGGAGAGCACAATTGCATAACCATCATCCATGTAGTCAGTTCCATCAGGGAATAGCTGCCACACCAGGCTTCCTCCTCCACTCCCTCCTTTCTTTGTTGAACCCAACAAGGTCTTGTATACCAAGTTAAGAACTGCGTCCCTGAAAGTCGAGTTGTATCCGGGATCCTTCGATGATACCCCGAACTCGGCGAAGATGACTGGCATGCCGAGATACTTCTCTGCATCCTCTATGTGAGCGTCCATCCATGATTTGGTGAATTGGAGATGGGTATCCGAGACGGATGGAGAAACCCTTTAACAACGAGTTCGTGTTAGAATCATCCAAGTTATATCATAAAAAAGGAACAGATTCTACTTCAGCTGCTAATGTTTTGGCATCCTACCATGTATCTGCATAAATGTGAACTGAAGCAAAATCAACACCAAGAACTTTATGGTTTCTGATGAAATCAGTTCCAACTTGTTGAGCATATGTATTTGGATTCAACTGAACTCTATT
This window encodes:
- the LOC111808024 gene encoding ubiquitin-like protein 5, producing the protein MIEVVLNDRLGKKVRVKCNEDDTIGDLKKLVAAQTGTRAEKIRIQKWYNIYKDHITLKDYEIHDGMGLELYYN
- the LOC111808158 gene encoding uncharacterized protein LOC111808158, whose product is MRAISLGLTVSSTSSSSSSYTSLTPSTFRNFNSNKSAFAHGVSLLSPPKSCPGARVCKASQVFDLFPTVTPEITVREARIEDCWEVAETHCSSFFPEYSFPLDFVLRVDRLVAMLYRLSVPNGCRRVCLVAVIGGSQDDAFLIGPDDFKIGGFDGKVSLNKGYVAGILTLDTVADFLPRKGPMRQRRTGIAYISNVAVRERFRRKGIAKKLILKAEAEARNWGCRAIALHCDTSNPGATKLYRGQGFKTIKVPEGANWPRPKTSPDIKYSFMMKLLKNPASI